From a region of the Microterricola gilva genome:
- a CDS encoding arginase family protein, with protein MPGAHVDLAMIGLPAWRTSLSTTNAGETPDAIRAVLPRYSDAIIGDRGVRDGIRSIADLTIVDCGNVHEPDGPEGEKRALAAVARAAGLADMVVALGGDNSVTVASALGTWGGALPSAGLVTLDAHYDLRDGVNNGSPVRRLVEAGLAGTRIVQIGIADFANSRRYAERARDYGITVVHRDELHRRPMSDVMAEALDIAGSGGGPVHVDLDVDVCDRSVAPGCPASVPGGISAYELRLAARAAGADRRVRSVDIAEVDSTADAEDGRTVRLAALCVLEVAAGLALR; from the coding sequence ATGCCCGGCGCGCACGTCGACCTGGCCATGATCGGCCTCCCCGCCTGGCGCACCTCTCTCTCCACCACCAACGCGGGCGAGACGCCTGACGCCATTCGTGCGGTGCTGCCGCGCTACTCCGACGCGATCATCGGCGACCGCGGTGTGCGCGATGGGATCCGTTCGATCGCCGACCTCACCATCGTCGACTGCGGCAATGTGCACGAGCCGGACGGGCCCGAGGGCGAGAAGCGCGCGCTCGCCGCGGTGGCGCGGGCCGCAGGGCTCGCCGACATGGTCGTCGCACTCGGTGGAGACAACTCCGTGACCGTCGCCTCCGCGCTCGGCACCTGGGGCGGCGCACTGCCGAGCGCCGGGCTGGTGACGCTCGACGCGCACTACGACCTGCGCGACGGGGTCAACAACGGCTCCCCGGTGCGCCGCCTCGTCGAGGCGGGCCTCGCCGGAACCCGGATCGTGCAGATCGGCATCGCCGACTTCGCGAACTCGCGTCGCTACGCCGAGCGCGCCCGCGACTACGGCATCACCGTCGTGCACCGCGATGAGCTGCACCGCCGTCCGATGAGCGACGTGATGGCCGAGGCACTCGACATCGCCGGCTCAGGCGGTGGGCCGGTGCACGTCGACCTCGACGTCGACGTCTGCGATCGTTCCGTCGCCCCCGGCTGCCCCGCATCGGTTCCCGGCGGCATCTCCGCCTACGAGCTGCGACTGGCCGCCCGCGCCGCCGGCGCCGACCGGCGCGTGCGCTCCGTCGACATCGCCGAGGTCGACTCCACCGCGGATGCCGAGGACGGCCGCACGGTCCGCCTCGCCGCGCTCTGCGTGCTCGAGGTGGCGGCCGGGCTCGCGCTGCGCTGA
- a CDS encoding esterase-like activity of phytase family protein, translating to MKPTRLLCCALAATLAFGASAVATGAVGPAAGPLGAVAAAQADELSAPAGFTRTATYPVFQNVPAGVDPAAATVAEISAVSADGTTLIYTDALGKRIGFLDISDPAAPSGLGSVSLAELGHVDDQPTSVAVSGEYVLVVIDETGGDFTAPRGRLDVLRLSDRSRVASIDLAGQPDSIAISQDGVYAAIAIENQRDEAFTPAGGGEGDLPQLPAGFVQVIELDDTPADWSPTPIPFVNPDGSALAGFTAAGIDSPVDPEPEYVTINADNKLAVTLQENNGIVVIDLPTRAIDTVFSAGSVAVSGIDVKKDKVIDLSGSIPATPREPDSIAWVDASHVATANEGDWKGGSRGWTIFDTTTGAVAWDAGNSFEHLAVQHGLYNDARAAKKGSEPEGLAIAEIDGVTHAFVASERSNYVAVYSLEDPVNPVFTQLLFATNGPEGILPIPSRGLLAVSSETDDAAAGVRAAVNLYALGGGAGSRAAGQPSIVSATTTDGPIGWAALGALSAVPGAPDKLYAASDSALKPSTIFTVDVASEPAVIRDALVVTTAGTPAEFDIEGLFSRPQGGFWLASEGATGAENTIYRTDAAGAVVETVALPADVTAHINKWGLEGVTATTDTAGTEIVYVALQRPLWTDPASTAATVDGENVTRIGRYDVAAKSWSWFGYELESPATGGADWVGLSEIVAVDADTLAVIERDKLNGPAAANKRIYTIEVPDAAAVAAAPSLVIAKKTLALDVLPALRETAGWTQEKLEGLTIGADGNVYAITDNDGLKDATGETVFLRLGAASTIFGSGPTEPEVPITPAKPVLSLGASTVKAGSTLAISGTGFTPGTSVSLELHSAPVVLGSVTADAAGAISLLATIPAATAAGEHSIVVLQGSTELARSAVTITAADEDGAGTDPGSGSGTAGNGATTNTGASLASTGVEMLAPALAALALLGGGAGALAIRRRGARRSEGAN from the coding sequence ATGAAACCCACCCGTCTTCTTTGCTGTGCCCTGGCCGCGACTCTCGCGTTCGGCGCGAGTGCCGTCGCCACAGGCGCCGTCGGCCCTGCCGCGGGCCCACTGGGCGCGGTTGCCGCGGCCCAGGCAGACGAGCTGTCCGCCCCGGCCGGCTTCACCCGCACAGCCACCTATCCCGTGTTCCAGAATGTGCCGGCCGGCGTTGATCCTGCCGCCGCGACGGTGGCCGAGATCTCCGCGGTGAGCGCAGACGGCACGACGCTCATCTACACCGATGCACTCGGCAAGCGCATCGGCTTCCTCGACATCAGCGACCCGGCCGCGCCGAGCGGGCTCGGCAGTGTCTCGCTCGCCGAACTCGGGCACGTCGACGATCAGCCCACTTCCGTCGCAGTGTCGGGCGAGTACGTGCTCGTCGTCATCGACGAGACCGGCGGCGACTTCACGGCACCGCGCGGGCGGCTCGACGTGCTGCGCCTCAGCGACCGCAGCCGCGTGGCCAGCATCGACCTCGCCGGCCAGCCCGACTCCATCGCCATCAGCCAGGACGGGGTGTACGCGGCCATCGCGATCGAGAACCAGCGTGATGAGGCGTTCACGCCTGCGGGCGGCGGCGAGGGCGACCTCCCGCAGCTGCCGGCCGGATTCGTGCAGGTGATCGAGCTCGACGACACTCCGGCCGACTGGTCCCCGACCCCGATCCCGTTCGTGAACCCCGACGGCAGCGCGCTGGCCGGCTTCACGGCCGCCGGCATCGACAGCCCCGTCGACCCCGAGCCCGAGTACGTCACGATCAACGCGGACAACAAGCTCGCCGTCACCCTGCAGGAGAACAACGGCATCGTCGTGATCGACCTCCCGACGCGCGCGATCGACACGGTCTTCAGCGCGGGCTCCGTCGCGGTGAGCGGCATCGACGTCAAGAAGGACAAGGTCATCGACCTCAGCGGCTCGATCCCGGCCACCCCGCGCGAGCCCGACTCCATCGCGTGGGTCGACGCCAGCCACGTGGCCACGGCGAACGAGGGTGATTGGAAGGGCGGCAGCCGCGGCTGGACGATCTTCGACACCACCACCGGTGCGGTGGCCTGGGATGCAGGCAACAGCTTCGAGCACCTCGCGGTGCAGCACGGTCTCTACAACGACGCCCGCGCCGCGAAGAAGGGCTCGGAGCCCGAGGGTCTCGCGATCGCCGAGATCGACGGTGTCACGCACGCCTTCGTCGCCAGCGAGCGCAGCAACTACGTCGCCGTGTACTCGCTGGAAGACCCGGTGAACCCGGTGTTCACCCAGCTCCTCTTCGCCACGAACGGCCCAGAGGGCATCCTGCCGATCCCATCGCGTGGCCTGCTCGCCGTGTCGAGTGAGACGGATGACGCCGCCGCCGGCGTGCGTGCAGCGGTGAACCTCTATGCGCTGGGCGGGGGCGCGGGCAGCCGCGCCGCCGGCCAGCCGAGCATCGTGTCCGCAACGACGACGGACGGTCCGATCGGCTGGGCGGCACTCGGCGCACTGAGCGCCGTTCCGGGTGCGCCGGACAAGCTCTACGCGGCCAGTGACTCGGCGCTCAAGCCCAGCACGATCTTCACCGTCGACGTGGCATCCGAGCCGGCCGTCATCCGCGACGCACTCGTCGTGACCACCGCCGGAACCCCGGCCGAGTTCGACATCGAGGGCCTCTTCTCCCGGCCGCAGGGCGGCTTCTGGCTCGCCTCCGAGGGTGCAACCGGCGCGGAGAACACGATCTACCGCACCGACGCCGCCGGAGCGGTCGTTGAGACCGTCGCATTGCCGGCCGATGTCACCGCGCACATCAACAAGTGGGGTCTCGAGGGTGTCACAGCCACGACAGACACCGCAGGCACGGAGATCGTCTACGTCGCGCTGCAGCGCCCGTTGTGGACAGACCCGGCCAGCACCGCCGCCACGGTCGACGGCGAGAACGTCACCCGTATCGGTCGCTACGACGTTGCGGCCAAGAGCTGGAGCTGGTTCGGCTACGAACTCGAATCCCCGGCGACCGGTGGCGCCGACTGGGTCGGGCTGAGCGAGATCGTGGCCGTCGACGCCGACACCCTCGCGGTGATCGAGCGCGACAAGCTCAACGGCCCGGCCGCCGCCAACAAGCGCATCTACACGATCGAGGTTCCGGATGCCGCGGCGGTCGCCGCGGCGCCGAGTCTCGTCATCGCGAAGAAGACGCTGGCCCTCGACGTGCTGCCCGCACTGCGCGAGACGGCCGGGTGGACGCAGGAGAAGCTCGAGGGCCTCACCATCGGCGCCGACGGCAATGTGTACGCCATCACCGACAACGACGGCCTGAAGGACGCGACGGGCGAGACGGTGTTCCTCCGCCTCGGCGCCGCGAGCACGATCTTCGGCTCTGGGCCCACCGAGCCGGAGGTTCCGATCACCCCGGCGAAGCCCGTTCTGAGCCTGGGGGCGAGCACCGTCAAGGCCGGCAGCACGCTCGCCATCTCAGGAACGGGCTTCACGCCGGGAACGTCCGTGTCGCTTGAACTCCACTCGGCGCCTGTCGTTCTCGGCTCGGTCACCGCCGATGCTGCTGGCGCGATCAGCCTGCTGGCCACGATTCCCGCGGCGACCGCTGCCGGCGAGCACAGCATCGTCGTTCTGCAGGGCTCGACCGAGCTTGCGCGCAGTGCCGTGACGATCACCGCAGCCGATGAGGACGGAGCCGGCACCGATCCCGGTTCCGGCAGTGGCACCGCGGGCAACGGCGCAACGACGAACACGGGTGCGTCCCTCGCCAGCACCGGCGTCGAGATGCTCGCACCGGCGCTCGCCGCGCTCGCGCTGCTTGGCGGCGGCGCCGGAGCGCTCGCAATCCGCCGCCGCGGTGCGCGTCGCTCCGAGGGCGCGAACTAG
- a CDS encoding L-lactate dehydrogenase translates to MTLARSTKLTIVGAGSVGSSLAYAALIRGSAREVVLYDIDTAKAEAEVLDLAHGTPFTGASRITGGSDIELVADSDVVVITAGAKQQPGQTRLELAGVNVRILEAMLPQLVALAPHAVFILVTNPCDVLTAVAERITDLPPGRIFSSGTVLDSARLRWLVAEAAQVAPQSVHALIVGEHGDSEFPLWSSATIGQTPLGAWIDDAGRVLFPRERLETLTHDVVNAAYKIILGKGATNYAIGLSGARIVEAVLQDERSILPVSSVLRGYRGIDGVALSVPSIVGAGGVQRVLDISLDAREEELLQRSAEALRSSIALF, encoded by the coding sequence ATGACGCTCGCTCGCAGCACCAAGCTCACCATCGTCGGCGCCGGAAGTGTCGGCTCCTCCCTCGCCTACGCCGCGCTCATCCGCGGTTCGGCCAGGGAGGTCGTGCTCTACGACATCGACACCGCCAAGGCGGAGGCGGAGGTGCTCGACCTCGCCCACGGCACGCCGTTCACCGGGGCGTCCCGCATCACGGGCGGCAGCGACATCGAGCTGGTCGCCGATTCGGATGTCGTCGTCATCACGGCCGGCGCCAAGCAGCAGCCGGGCCAGACCCGCCTCGAGCTGGCCGGCGTCAATGTGCGCATCCTCGAAGCGATGCTGCCGCAGCTCGTCGCACTCGCGCCGCACGCGGTCTTCATCCTGGTGACGAACCCCTGCGACGTGCTCACCGCCGTCGCGGAACGCATCACCGACCTGCCGCCTGGGCGCATCTTCAGCTCCGGCACCGTGCTCGATTCCGCACGGCTGCGGTGGCTCGTGGCCGAGGCCGCGCAGGTCGCCCCGCAGAGCGTGCACGCGCTCATCGTCGGCGAGCACGGCGACAGCGAGTTCCCGCTCTGGTCGTCGGCGACGATCGGGCAGACGCCGCTGGGCGCCTGGATCGATGACGCGGGCCGCGTGCTGTTCCCGCGCGAGCGGCTCGAGACGCTCACCCACGACGTCGTCAACGCGGCGTACAAGATCATCCTGGGCAAGGGGGCGACCAACTACGCGATCGGCCTCTCCGGTGCGCGGATCGTCGAGGCGGTGCTGCAGGACGAGCGCAGCATCCTGCCCGTCTCCAGCGTGCTGCGCGGCTACCGCGGCATCGACGGCGTCGCGCTCAGCGTGCCGTCCATCGTCGGGGCCGGCGGTGTGCAGCGGGTGCTCGACATCTCCCTGGACGCACGCGAGGAGGAGCTGCTGCAGCGCTCCGCCGAGGCGCTCCGTTCCTCGATCGCACTGTTCTAG
- a CDS encoding NAD-dependent epimerase/dehydratase family protein, giving the protein MKILILGGTAWLGREIAREALARGHAVTALARGESGSVPDAVTHVVADRSRPGAYAEVADRDWDAVVEISWQPAFVRDALAALGDRAAHWTLISSTSVYASAAEIGADESAATFAPLQGDRAERAEYGEAKAAVEQASRAAVDEKLLIVRPGLIGGPGDETGRSGAWVARAARAPGAPLLVPDEPSMPTQVVDVRDLVAFVVDSAERRLHGIVNAVGPVVPLGEWIEESRRIGGHGGELVVASSAWLLANGVEEFMGEESLALWLPDPDYLGFSARSGRAAEAEGLTHRPRSELLGDVLEWERSRGLDRPRRAGLSAEREAELLQRHAASD; this is encoded by the coding sequence ATGAAGATTCTGATTCTGGGGGGAACCGCCTGGCTCGGCCGAGAGATCGCCCGCGAGGCTCTGGCCCGCGGGCATGCTGTCACGGCCCTTGCGAGAGGGGAGTCCGGGTCGGTTCCGGATGCCGTGACGCACGTCGTCGCCGACCGCAGCCGTCCCGGCGCCTACGCGGAGGTCGCCGACCGTGACTGGGACGCCGTCGTGGAGATCTCGTGGCAGCCGGCCTTCGTGCGGGACGCGCTGGCGGCGCTCGGGGACAGGGCCGCGCACTGGACGCTGATCTCCTCGACCAGTGTCTACGCCTCGGCGGCCGAGATCGGCGCCGATGAGTCGGCCGCGACGTTCGCCCCGCTGCAGGGCGACCGGGCGGAGAGGGCGGAGTACGGCGAGGCCAAGGCGGCGGTCGAGCAGGCCTCCCGGGCGGCGGTCGACGAGAAGTTGCTCATCGTGCGCCCGGGGTTGATCGGCGGCCCCGGTGACGAGACCGGGCGCAGTGGCGCCTGGGTCGCACGTGCAGCGCGTGCGCCGGGCGCTCCGCTCCTGGTGCCGGACGAGCCGTCGATGCCGACCCAAGTCGTCGACGTGCGCGACCTCGTTGCCTTCGTCGTCGACTCCGCCGAACGCCGGCTGCACGGCATCGTGAACGCCGTCGGCCCGGTTGTGCCGCTCGGGGAATGGATCGAGGAGAGCCGCAGGATCGGCGGCCACGGCGGGGAGCTCGTCGTCGCGTCCTCGGCCTGGCTCCTGGCCAATGGCGTCGAGGAGTTCATGGGGGAAGAGTCGCTGGCGCTCTGGCTTCCCGACCCGGATTACCTCGGGTTCTCGGCCCGGTCGGGGCGGGCCGCGGAGGCCGAAGGGCTCACGCACAGGCCGCGCTCCGAGCTGCTCGGGGATGTGCTCGAGTGGGAACGGAGCCGTGGCCTTGACCGCCCGCGGCGAGCGGGCCTGAGCGCCGAGCGGGAGGCGGAGCTGCTGCAGCGCCACGCCGCGTCCGACTGA
- a CDS encoding dienelactone hydrolase family protein, translating to MTPHGPPSATVDGWTRSPFTGAGITHDCFEKGSGPGVVLIPEIPGITPEVLGLAEHLVGQGFTVVVPSPFGEPGRAASTGYVLPVVARLCVSAEFRAFALDSKRPVTAYLRAVAADLAARTPGAGVGVIGMCFSGGFALATAVDESVLAAVASQPSAPFPIGARRRADPGMSAAEFDRVAERAASGELCAIGLRFSQDMASPVARFRTLKDRLGDAFEVITLDSSAGNPTGFRPRAHSVLTTELRETPGHPALLARERVVEFLRRRLGG from the coding sequence ATGACACCGCACGGCCCACCCTCGGCCACCGTGGACGGCTGGACACGCTCACCGTTCACCGGCGCCGGCATCACCCACGACTGCTTCGAGAAGGGCAGCGGGCCCGGTGTCGTGCTGATCCCCGAGATCCCCGGCATCACCCCGGAGGTCCTCGGCCTCGCCGAGCACCTCGTCGGGCAGGGCTTCACCGTTGTCGTGCCGTCGCCGTTCGGCGAACCGGGGCGCGCGGCATCCACCGGCTACGTGCTCCCCGTCGTCGCGCGGCTCTGCGTCTCGGCCGAGTTCCGCGCGTTCGCCCTCGACTCGAAGCGACCCGTCACGGCCTACCTGCGTGCGGTTGCCGCTGACCTCGCCGCGCGGACGCCGGGAGCCGGCGTCGGAGTGATCGGCATGTGCTTCAGCGGTGGTTTCGCCTTGGCGACCGCCGTCGATGAGTCCGTCCTGGCCGCGGTGGCGAGCCAGCCATCCGCACCCTTCCCTATCGGGGCCCGGCGCCGCGCCGACCCCGGGATGAGCGCGGCGGAATTCGACCGGGTCGCCGAGCGCGCGGCATCCGGAGAGCTCTGCGCGATCGGCCTGCGCTTCAGCCAGGACATGGCCTCGCCCGTCGCCCGCTTCCGCACGCTGAAGGACCGCCTCGGCGACGCCTTCGAGGTGATCACGCTCGATTCCTCCGCCGGCAATCCGACCGGTTTCCGGCCGCGCGCGCATTCGGTGCTCACCACCGAGCTGCGCGAGACACCAGGCCACCCCGCCCTGCTCGCCAGGGAGCGGGTCGTCGAGTTCCTGCGCCGGCGGCTCGGCGGCTGA
- a CDS encoding efflux RND transporter permease subunit — MHLLAALSMKNRALIALVTVVVMIFGGIALTSLKQELAPSIAFPQLAIMTQYPGASPDVVNDDVSTPIETAIQGITGLESTSTSSSTGVSVVSASFTYGTDMAFAEQKLLSSVNRISGTLPSGVDPQVLALSLDDFPVIQVAVTGVDDVSALSDEISRTTLGELQDIDGVREASIVGKVGQRVTITPNAEELAARGISVSAITDALQQNGVLLPAGTITENDKTFSVQTGSRITTLEELTALPVLGATEAAPVEPDALSDAAAEGFAGANGLGAAAAAPRVPLPTTIADVATVALEDNPAASISRVDGEPALTIAITKLPAANTVDVSKAVRDMLPSLQSSLDSTNPGATFTVVFDQAPFIEQSIESLAVEGVLGLFFAIIVILLFLLSVRATLVTAISIPTSVMITFIGLQAADYTLNILTLGALTISIGRVVDDSIVVIENIKRHLVAGQDKAATIVKAVKEVAGAITASTITTVAVFVPIALVEGVTGELFRPFSLTVTIALLASLLVSLTIVPVLAYWFLKPSQAHKHADLSTEALADETGIDELEHPSRLQQGYLPVIRWTLNHGVATLLVAVLVLGATIAMVPLMKTNFLGSSGQNTFQVSQELPIGTSLAALDTASTEVEKVLRETEGVEIVQTSIGGGSSLSAAFGGGGGSTITYSITTEDGADQEAIQAEVRTELDGLSDVGEITIAASSGFGASSDIEVDITASNAADLQQATDEIKTALDDLDSVSQTSTNLSESRAYIGVEVNRDEAAAAGYSEVALGSIVSQAMQPKQAGSIVIDETTLTIYIASANPPTTIEALSALEIPTVTGPVRLDTLATVAELDGPASITTVRGLRSATVTATPNSDDLGTASSEVSAAIATADIPDGTTATLGGVTADQSDAFSQLGLALLVAILIVYIVMVATFRSLLQPLLLLVSVPFAATGAIALQVITGIPLGVASLIGVLMLIGIVVTNAIVLVDLVNQYRDRGMKVRDALVHGSSRRLRPILMTALATIFALLPMALGITGHGGFISQPLAVVVIGGLVSSTVLTLIVLPVLYSLVEGGREKRKLRKAAAAAEQEPEAPPAELVETA; from the coding sequence ATGCACCTTCTTGCTGCGCTCTCCATGAAGAACCGCGCGCTGATCGCCCTCGTCACCGTCGTCGTGATGATCTTCGGCGGCATCGCGCTGACCAGCCTCAAGCAGGAGCTCGCGCCGTCGATCGCCTTCCCGCAGCTGGCGATCATGACGCAGTACCCCGGTGCATCGCCCGACGTCGTCAACGACGACGTGTCGACCCCGATCGAGACTGCGATCCAGGGCATCACGGGACTCGAGTCCACATCGACCTCGAGCTCGACCGGCGTCTCGGTCGTCAGCGCGTCCTTCACCTACGGCACCGACATGGCCTTCGCCGAGCAGAAGCTGCTGAGCTCGGTCAACCGCATCTCGGGCACGCTGCCGAGCGGCGTCGACCCGCAGGTGCTCGCGCTCAGCCTCGATGACTTCCCCGTGATCCAGGTGGCCGTCACCGGTGTCGACGACGTCAGCGCGCTCTCCGATGAGATCTCACGCACCACGCTCGGCGAGCTGCAGGACATCGACGGCGTCCGCGAGGCGAGCATCGTCGGCAAGGTCGGTCAGCGCGTCACCATCACGCCGAACGCCGAGGAGCTCGCCGCGCGCGGCATCAGCGTGAGCGCCATCACCGATGCGCTGCAGCAGAACGGCGTGCTGCTGCCAGCCGGCACGATCACCGAGAACGACAAGACCTTCTCCGTGCAGACCGGTTCGCGCATCACCACACTGGAGGAGCTCACCGCGCTGCCCGTGCTGGGCGCGACCGAGGCGGCCCCGGTCGAGCCCGACGCGCTGTCGGATGCCGCAGCCGAGGGCTTCGCCGGCGCGAACGGCCTCGGCGCCGCGGCCGCCGCCCCGCGCGTCCCGCTGCCGACGACGATCGCCGACGTGGCAACCGTCGCGCTCGAGGACAACCCGGCAGCCAGCATCTCCCGCGTCGACGGCGAGCCGGCCCTCACCATCGCCATCACGAAGCTGCCGGCCGCCAACACCGTCGACGTCTCGAAGGCAGTCCGCGACATGCTGCCGTCGCTGCAGAGCTCGCTCGACTCGACGAACCCCGGTGCCACCTTCACCGTCGTCTTCGACCAGGCCCCGTTCATCGAGCAGTCGATCGAGTCGCTCGCCGTCGAGGGCGTGCTCGGCCTGTTCTTCGCCATCATCGTCATCCTGCTGTTCCTGCTCTCGGTGCGCGCGACCCTCGTCACCGCGATCTCGATCCCCACCTCGGTGATGATCACCTTCATCGGGCTGCAGGCCGCCGACTACACGCTCAACATCCTCACCCTCGGTGCGCTCACGATCTCGATCGGTCGCGTTGTCGACGACTCCATCGTCGTGATCGAGAACATCAAGAGACACCTCGTCGCCGGGCAGGACAAGGCGGCGACGATCGTCAAGGCCGTCAAGGAGGTGGCAGGCGCGATCACCGCCTCGACCATCACCACGGTGGCCGTGTTCGTGCCGATCGCCCTGGTCGAGGGCGTGACCGGTGAGCTGTTCCGGCCGTTCTCGCTCACCGTCACGATCGCGCTGCTGGCCTCGCTGCTCGTCTCGCTCACGATCGTGCCCGTGCTCGCCTACTGGTTCCTCAAGCCCTCGCAGGCGCACAAGCACGCGGATCTCTCGACCGAGGCGCTGGCCGACGAGACCGGCATCGATGAGCTCGAGCACCCCTCTCGCCTGCAGCAGGGATACCTGCCGGTGATCCGCTGGACGCTGAACCACGGTGTCGCGACCCTGCTCGTCGCCGTGCTCGTCCTCGGCGCGACGATCGCCATGGTGCCGTTGATGAAGACGAACTTCCTCGGCTCCTCCGGCCAGAACACCTTCCAGGTGAGCCAGGAGCTGCCGATCGGCACCAGCCTGGCCGCGCTCGACACGGCATCCACCGAGGTCGAAAAGGTGCTGCGCGAGACCGAGGGCGTCGAGATCGTGCAGACCTCGATCGGTGGCGGCAGCAGCCTCTCGGCGGCGTTCGGCGGCGGTGGCGGCTCGACGATCACCTACTCGATCACCACGGAGGACGGCGCAGACCAGGAGGCCATCCAGGCCGAGGTGCGCACGGAGCTCGACGGGCTCTCGGATGTCGGCGAGATCACGATCGCCGCGTCGAGCGGTTTCGGCGCCTCCAGCGACATCGAGGTCGACATCACCGCATCGAACGCCGCCGATCTGCAGCAGGCGACCGACGAGATCAAGACCGCTCTCGATGACCTGGACTCGGTCTCGCAGACCAGCACGAACCTCTCAGAGTCGCGGGCATACATCGGCGTCGAGGTGAACCGTGACGAGGCGGCCGCGGCCGGCTACAGCGAGGTCGCACTCGGCAGCATCGTCTCCCAGGCGATGCAGCCGAAGCAGGCCGGCTCGATCGTGATCGACGAGACGACGCTCACGATCTACATCGCCTCGGCCAACCCGCCGACCACCATCGAGGCGCTCTCCGCGCTCGAGATCCCCACGGTCACGGGGCCGGTGCGCCTCGACACCCTGGCGACCGTGGCCGAGCTCGACGGCCCGGCATCCATCACCACCGTGCGCGGGCTCCGCAGCGCGACCGTCACCGCGACGCCGAACAGCGACGACCTCGGAACGGCCAGCAGCGAGGTCTCCGCGGCGATCGCGACGGCCGACATCCCCGACGGCACGACGGCGACGCTCGGCGGCGTCACGGCCGACCAGAGCGACGCGTTCTCGCAGCTCGGGCTCGCGCTGCTCGTCGCCATCCTGATCGTGTACATCGTGATGGTCGCGACGTTCCGCTCGCTGCTGCAGCCGTTGCTGCTGCTCGTCTCGGTGCCGTTTGCGGCCACCGGCGCCATCGCACTGCAGGTGATCACCGGCATCCCGCTCGGCGTCGCATCGCTCATCGGCGTGCTCATGCTCATCGGAATCGTCGTGACGAACGCGATCGTGCTCGTCGACCTGGTGAACCAGTACCGCGACCGCGGCATGAAGGTGCGCGACGCTCTCGTGCACGGTTCGTCGAGGCGTCTGCGTCCGATCCTGATGACGGCGCTGGCCACGATCTTCGCGCTGCTGCCGATGGCGCTCGGCATCACCGGTCACGGCGGCTTCATCTCGCAGCCGCTCGCGGTCGTTGTGATCGGCGGACTCGTGTCGTCGACCGTGCTCACCCTGATCGTGCTGCCGGTGCTGTACTCGCTTGTCGAGGGAGGCCGCGAGAAGCGCAAGCTCCGCAAGGCGGCCGCGGCCGCGGAACAGGAGCCAGAGGCTCCGCCCGCCGAGCTCGTCGAAACCGCCTGA
- a CDS encoding NUDIX hydrolase, giving the protein MATPDFVLALREKIGTDALWLSGVTAVVLREAAPTDAGAGQPAASGPEVLLVRRADTGAWTPVTGIIDPGEEPADAAAREVLEEADIVAAVERLAWVQTLPERAYANGDRAAYLDLVFRCRWVSGEPHPADGENTAAGWFALDALPPMSENMLERVRAALSPAGEARFQRGS; this is encoded by the coding sequence ATGGCGACCCCGGACTTCGTGCTCGCGCTGCGCGAGAAGATCGGCACCGATGCGCTCTGGCTGAGCGGTGTGACGGCGGTCGTGCTGCGTGAAGCGGCGCCAACGGATGCCGGGGCCGGGCAGCCGGCGGCATCCGGACCCGAGGTGCTGCTCGTTCGGCGAGCAGACACCGGAGCGTGGACGCCCGTGACCGGCATCATCGACCCCGGCGAAGAGCCGGCGGATGCCGCGGCACGCGAGGTGCTCGAGGAGGCCGACATCGTCGCCGCGGTCGAACGCCTCGCCTGGGTGCAGACGCTGCCGGAGCGCGCGTACGCCAACGGCGACAGGGCCGCCTACCTCGACCTCGTCTTCCGCTGCCGCTGGGTGAGCGGCGAGCCGCACCCGGCCGACGGCGAAAACACGGCAGCCGGGTGGTTCGCACTCGACGCCCTGCCGCCGATGTCCGAGAACATGCTCGAGCGGGTGCGCGCGGCGCTCAGCCCCGCCGGCGAGGCCCGCTTCCAGCGCGGAAGCTGA